The Acinonyx jubatus isolate Ajub_Pintada_27869175 chromosome D1, VMU_Ajub_asm_v1.0, whole genome shotgun sequence genome includes a window with the following:
- the LOC106987083 gene encoding lysine-specific demethylase 4D-like, protein MGYRRIFDTVFSFLQESVTYYIAAMKQPKNPSYTIMTFHPTTEEFKDFPRYIAYMESKGAHRTGLAKVIPPKEWKARQTYDDISDILIATPLQQVVSGRAGVFTQYHKKKKAMTVAEYRQLANSGKYRTPPHSDFEDLERKYWKTRLYDSPIYGADISGSLFAENTQQWNLGHLGTIQDLLEQECGVVIEGVNTPYLYFGMWKTTFAWHTEDMDLYSINYLHFGEPKTWYAMPPEHGRRLERLATELFPGSARACDAFLRHKAALISPTVLKDNGIPFNRITQEAGEFMVTFPYGYHSGFNHGFNCAEAINFATPRWIDYGKVTSQCSCGEARVTFSMDAFLRILQPERYELWKRRQDRAVVDHTEPTSPDKGELSAWREAQAPRRALLGLRHLPPCWATRTPRPVAASGGTGRRTPMCLASPRSLPAQSSSSDAQSGLVPACTSQEPGPTRPPTSIPSARDVHPSMGRCGPGRRPREQGAQGPSIQARAKRRLSVGTTHTAQYPEALPLPMNGLFMVNPEPLSPGHQFYAEASGCCCAPDLQPLGPPLDPENAMHPGPCLLSLDNITINFSDNVPLTFPNVTGTQRRFPKDSDGDFKAPVNLSEVVMMDHTYASMNLTPAPVARPSCTPDCDPLGSSLRQLPSLSPGMCSPPIEDLQPLSS, encoded by the exons ATGGGGTACAGACGTATCTTCGATACTGTTTTCAGTTTCCTTCAG GAGTCAGTTACTTATTACATTGCAGCCATGAAGCAGCCTAAGAATCCAAGTTATACAATCATGACCTTTCACCCAACCACGGAAGAATTTAAAGATTTCCCTAGATATATTGCGTACATGGAATCCAAAGGGGCACACCGCACAGGCTTGGCCAAGGTGATTCCCCCCAAGGAATGGAAAGCCAGGCAGACCTATGATGATATCAGTGACATCTTAATAGCAACTCCCCTCCAGCAGGTGGTCTCCGGGCGGGCAGGTGTGTTTACTCAAtaccataaaaagaagaaagccatgACAGTGGCGGAGTATCGCCAACTGGCAAACAGCGGAAAGTATCGGACTCCGCCACACTCGGATTTTGAGGATTTGGAGCGGAAGTATTGGAAAACCCGGCTGTACGATTCTCCGATTTATGGCGCTGACATCAGCGGCTCCTTGTTTGCGGAAAACACTCAACAGTGGAACCTTGGCCACCTGGGGACCATCCAGGACCTGCTGGAGCAGGAGTGCGGCGTGGTCATCGAGGGCGTCAACACGCCCTACCTGTACTTTGGCATGTGGAAGACCACCTTCGCCTGGCACACGGAGGACATGGACCTTTACAGCATCAACTACCTGCACTTCGGGGAGCCCAAAACCTGGTACGCGATGCCCCCGGAGCACGGCCGGCGCCTGGAGCGCCTGGCCACCGAGCTGTTCCCGGGCAGTGCCCGAGCCTGTGACGCCTTCCTGCGGCACAAGGCGGCTCTCATCTCGCCCACGGTCCTCAAGGACAACGGGATCCCCTTCAATCGGATCACCCAGGAGGCTGGCGAGTTCATGGTGACGTTTCCCTATGGCTACCACTCTGGCTTCAACCACGGCTTCAACTGCGCAGAAGCCATCAACTTCGCCACCCCGCGATGGATCGATTATGGCAAAGTGACGTCTCAGTGCAGCTGTGGGGAAGCCAGGGTCACCTTCTCCATGGACGCCTTCCTGCGCATCCTGCAGCCTGAGCGCTATGAGCTATGGAAGCGCCGGCAGGACCGGGCTGTTGTGGACCACACGGAGCCCACCTCGCCAGACAAGGGGGAGCTCAGCGCCTGGAGGGAGGCCCAAGCTCCCCGGAGAGCCTTGCTGGGCCTGAGGCACCTCCCACCCTGCTGGGCCACGCGCACCCCTCGGCCTGTGGCCGCTAGTGGTGGGACTGGCCGTCGCACCCCAATGTGCCTGGCCTCCCCACGCTCCTTGCCGGCCCAGAGTTCTTCCTCTGATGCCCAGTCTGGGCTTGTCCCCGCCTGCACTTCCCAGGAGCCTGGCCCCACCCGACCACCGACCTCGATTCCCTCTGCCCGAGATGTTCATCCCTCAATGGGCAGATGTGGTCCTGGTCGTCGTCCTCGGGAACAAGGGGCCCAGGGGCCCAGCATCCAGGCCCGGGCCAAGAGGCGTCTCTCGGTGGGAACAACACACACAGCCCAGTACCCTgaggctctgcccctccctatgaATGGACTCTTCATGGTCAATCCTGAACCACTGAGCCCCGGACACCAGTTTTATGCTGAAGCTTCTGGGTGCTGTTGTGCCCCTGATCTTCAACCCTTAGGGCCTCCATTGGATCCTGAGAATGCGATGCACCCTGGCCCTTGCCTGCTATCCCTTGACAATATCACAATCAACTTCTCTGACAATGTCCCACTGACTTTCCCCAATGTCACTGGGACTCAGAGAAGATTCCCCAAGGACTCTGATGGGGATTTCAAGGCCCCAGTGAACCTCTCTGAGGTTGTAATGATGGACCACACTTATGCCTCTATGAATCTGACCCCAGCTCCAGTTGCCAGACCTTCCTGCACCCCTGACTGTGATCCTCTGGGTTCAAGTCTGAGGCAGTTGCCCTCTTTGAGCCCTGGGATGTGTTCACCACCCATAGAAGATCTCCAGCCTTTGAGCTCATGA